In Numida meleagris isolate 19003 breed g44 Domestic line chromosome 3, NumMel1.0, whole genome shotgun sequence, the following are encoded in one genomic region:
- the LOC110396658 gene encoding cytochrome P450 1B1 isoform X2 produces MEAACNSMALERLGEALRGTPPLQSSLLLLLCLLAAVHLGKLLLQRRGWRRQGQRRAPPGPFPWPLIGNAAQLGSAPHLSFARLASTYGAVFQLRLGRWPVVVLNGESAIRQALVRQGAAFAGRPAFPSFRLVSGGRSLAFGGYSELWKLHRRAAHATVRAFSTGSPATRRLLERHLLGEARALVALLVRGSAGGAFLDPSRVLVVAVANVMSALCFGRRYSHGDGEFLRLVGRNEQFGRAVGAGSLVDALPWLRRFPSPVRAAYRAFRDLNRDFYGFVRGKFLQHQRSLRPGAAPRDMMDAFIRLQREQPRLQLEHVPATVTDIFGASQDTLSTALLWLLIFLIRYPKVQAKMQEEVDRIVGRDRLPCAEDQPHLPYIMAFLYESMRFSSFVPVTIPHATTTNTFIMGYLIPKDTVIFVNQWSVNHDPAKWSNPEDFDPTRFLDENGFINKDLTSSVMIFSMGKRRCIGEELSKVQLFLFTSILVHQCHFTANPNEDPKMDYTYGLTIKPKPFTLNVTLRDTMDLLDKAVQRLQAEKTANENQPSANT; encoded by the exons ATGGAAGCCGCGTGCAACAG CATGGCCCTCGAGAGGCTCGGGGAAGCCCTGCGCGGCACCCCGcccctgcagagctccctgctgctcctacTGTGCCTGCTCGCCGCCGTGCACCTGGGCAAGCTCCTCCTGCAGCGGCGGGGTTGGCGGCGGCAGGGCCAGCGCCGGGCGCCGCCGGGCCCCTTCCCGTGGCCGCTGATCGGGAACGCGGCGCAGCTGGGCAGCGCCCCGCACCTCTCCTTCGCGCGCCTGGCCAGCACGTACGGCGCCGTCTTCCAGCTGCGCCTGGGGCGCTGGCCCGTGGTGGTGCTGAACGGGGAGAGCGCCATCCGCCAGGCGCTCGTCCGCCAGGGGGCCGCCTTCGCCGGCCGGCCGGCCTTCCCCTCGTTCCGCCTGGTGTCGGGCGGGCGCAGCCTGGCTTTCGGCGGCTACTCGGAGCTCTGGAAGCTGCACCGCCGCGCGGCGCACGCCACGGTGCGCGCCTTCTCCACCGGCAGCCCGGCCACGCGCCGCCTGCTGGAGCGGCACCTGCTGGGCGAGGCGCGGGCGCTGGTGGCGCTGCTGGTGCGGGGCAGCGCGGGCGGCGCCTTCCTCGACCCCTCGCGCGTGCTGGTGGTGGCGGTGGCCAACGTGATGAGCGCGCTCTGCTTCGGCCGCCGCTACAGCCACGGCGACGGCGAGTTCCTGCGCCTGGTGGGCCGCAACGAGCAGTTCGGGCGCGCCGTGGGCGCCGGCAGCCTGGTGGACGCGCTGCCCTGGCTGCGGCGCTTCCCCAGCCCCGTGCGCGCCGCCTACCGCGCCTTCCGCGACCTCAACCGCGACTTCTACGGCTTCGTCCGCGGCAAGTTCCTGCAGCACCAGCGCAGCCTGCGCCCGGGGGCCGCCCCCCGCGACATGATGGACGCCTTCATCCGCCTGCAGCGCGAGCAGCCGCGGCTGCAGCTCGAGCACGTGCCCGCCACCGTCACCGACATCTTCGGCGCCAGCCAAGACACGCTCTCCACGGCGCTCCTCTGGCTCCTCATCTTTCTCATCAG GTATCCAAAAGTCCAGGCTAAAATGCAAGAAGAAGTGGATAGGATTGTTGGGAGAGACCGCCTGCCCTGTGCTGAAGACCAGCCTCACTTGCCCTACATCATGGCTTTCCTGTATGAATCCATGCGTTTCAGCAGTTTCGTGCCCGTTACCATCCCACACGCCACCACGACCAACACCTTCATCATGGGCTACCTCATTCCCAAGGACACCGTGATATTTGTTAATCAGTGGTCAGTGAATCACGATCCAGCAAAATGGTCCAACCCAGAGGACTTTGATCCAACGAGATTCCTGGACGAGAACGGCTTCATCAATAAAGATCTCACTAGTAGCGTGATGATTTTCTCCATGGGGAAACGGCGGTGTATTGGAGAGGAATTATCCAAGGTGCAGCTGTTTCTCTTTACCTCCATTCTCGTGCATCAGTGCCATTTCACTGCTAATCCAAATGAGGATCCTAAAATGGACTATACTTACGGGTTGACCATCAAACCCAAGCCATTTACCTTGAATGTCACACTTAGAGATACTATGGATTTGCTTGATAAGGCTGTCCAAAGACtgcaagcagagaaaacagcCAACGAAAATCAGCCATCGGCAAACACCTAA
- the LOC110396658 gene encoding cytochrome P450 1B1 isoform X1 encodes MRGTGTKPAAGRGAGGSIPPASSRVLLSRIRRREPALPEGRATARPLSAATVPSYRPAPDSRTGAGRAPRPRPSGSPGSSPADRPLFPFPRSMALERLGEALRGTPPLQSSLLLLLCLLAAVHLGKLLLQRRGWRRQGQRRAPPGPFPWPLIGNAAQLGSAPHLSFARLASTYGAVFQLRLGRWPVVVLNGESAIRQALVRQGAAFAGRPAFPSFRLVSGGRSLAFGGYSELWKLHRRAAHATVRAFSTGSPATRRLLERHLLGEARALVALLVRGSAGGAFLDPSRVLVVAVANVMSALCFGRRYSHGDGEFLRLVGRNEQFGRAVGAGSLVDALPWLRRFPSPVRAAYRAFRDLNRDFYGFVRGKFLQHQRSLRPGAAPRDMMDAFIRLQREQPRLQLEHVPATVTDIFGASQDTLSTALLWLLIFLIRYPKVQAKMQEEVDRIVGRDRLPCAEDQPHLPYIMAFLYESMRFSSFVPVTIPHATTTNTFIMGYLIPKDTVIFVNQWSVNHDPAKWSNPEDFDPTRFLDENGFINKDLTSSVMIFSMGKRRCIGEELSKVQLFLFTSILVHQCHFTANPNEDPKMDYTYGLTIKPKPFTLNVTLRDTMDLLDKAVQRLQAEKTANENQPSANT; translated from the exons ATGCGCGGCACCGGGACGAAGCCGGCTGCGGGCAGGGGAGCGGGCGGGAGCATCCCTCCTGCTTCCTCCCGGGTCTTGCTCAGCCGCATCCGCCGCCGCGAACCCGCCCTGCCGGAGGGCAGAGCAACGGCCCGGCCGCTAAGCGCGGCTACCGTCCCTTCTTATCGACCGGCCCCCGATTCGCGCACGGGAGCGGGTCGGGCGCCGCGCCCTCGCCCGTCCGGGTCCCCGGGGTCGTCGCCCGCCGACCgtcccctttttccctttcctcgCAGCATGGCCCTCGAGAGGCTCGGGGAAGCCCTGCGCGGCACCCCGcccctgcagagctccctgctgctcctacTGTGCCTGCTCGCCGCCGTGCACCTGGGCAAGCTCCTCCTGCAGCGGCGGGGTTGGCGGCGGCAGGGCCAGCGCCGGGCGCCGCCGGGCCCCTTCCCGTGGCCGCTGATCGGGAACGCGGCGCAGCTGGGCAGCGCCCCGCACCTCTCCTTCGCGCGCCTGGCCAGCACGTACGGCGCCGTCTTCCAGCTGCGCCTGGGGCGCTGGCCCGTGGTGGTGCTGAACGGGGAGAGCGCCATCCGCCAGGCGCTCGTCCGCCAGGGGGCCGCCTTCGCCGGCCGGCCGGCCTTCCCCTCGTTCCGCCTGGTGTCGGGCGGGCGCAGCCTGGCTTTCGGCGGCTACTCGGAGCTCTGGAAGCTGCACCGCCGCGCGGCGCACGCCACGGTGCGCGCCTTCTCCACCGGCAGCCCGGCCACGCGCCGCCTGCTGGAGCGGCACCTGCTGGGCGAGGCGCGGGCGCTGGTGGCGCTGCTGGTGCGGGGCAGCGCGGGCGGCGCCTTCCTCGACCCCTCGCGCGTGCTGGTGGTGGCGGTGGCCAACGTGATGAGCGCGCTCTGCTTCGGCCGCCGCTACAGCCACGGCGACGGCGAGTTCCTGCGCCTGGTGGGCCGCAACGAGCAGTTCGGGCGCGCCGTGGGCGCCGGCAGCCTGGTGGACGCGCTGCCCTGGCTGCGGCGCTTCCCCAGCCCCGTGCGCGCCGCCTACCGCGCCTTCCGCGACCTCAACCGCGACTTCTACGGCTTCGTCCGCGGCAAGTTCCTGCAGCACCAGCGCAGCCTGCGCCCGGGGGCCGCCCCCCGCGACATGATGGACGCCTTCATCCGCCTGCAGCGCGAGCAGCCGCGGCTGCAGCTCGAGCACGTGCCCGCCACCGTCACCGACATCTTCGGCGCCAGCCAAGACACGCTCTCCACGGCGCTCCTCTGGCTCCTCATCTTTCTCATCAG GTATCCAAAAGTCCAGGCTAAAATGCAAGAAGAAGTGGATAGGATTGTTGGGAGAGACCGCCTGCCCTGTGCTGAAGACCAGCCTCACTTGCCCTACATCATGGCTTTCCTGTATGAATCCATGCGTTTCAGCAGTTTCGTGCCCGTTACCATCCCACACGCCACCACGACCAACACCTTCATCATGGGCTACCTCATTCCCAAGGACACCGTGATATTTGTTAATCAGTGGTCAGTGAATCACGATCCAGCAAAATGGTCCAACCCAGAGGACTTTGATCCAACGAGATTCCTGGACGAGAACGGCTTCATCAATAAAGATCTCACTAGTAGCGTGATGATTTTCTCCATGGGGAAACGGCGGTGTATTGGAGAGGAATTATCCAAGGTGCAGCTGTTTCTCTTTACCTCCATTCTCGTGCATCAGTGCCATTTCACTGCTAATCCAAATGAGGATCCTAAAATGGACTATACTTACGGGTTGACCATCAAACCCAAGCCATTTACCTTGAATGTCACACTTAGAGATACTATGGATTTGCTTGATAAGGCTGTCCAAAGACtgcaagcagagaaaacagcCAACGAAAATCAGCCATCGGCAAACACCTAA